The Polyangiaceae bacterium genome includes a region encoding these proteins:
- a CDS encoding AAA family ATPase codes for MNHPLPKSPSFRLVVTGGPGGGKTTAIDLFRRELGARVVVVPESATIMFTGGFPRVDDADARRSAQTAIYHVQRNLEDVQSALHPERVLLCDRGTVDGAAYWPGTPDDFFVAMGTSFEAELGRYDAVVFFQSAAVGGLSIEGGNPARTESDAEALALDKELRALWSKHPRFFLVPHRASFFEKISMGLAILQSIVATLDATRSGE; via the coding sequence ATGAACCACCCGCTGCCGAAGAGCCCCAGCTTCCGGCTCGTGGTCACCGGCGGCCCGGGCGGCGGCAAGACCACGGCCATCGACCTGTTCCGCCGCGAGCTCGGCGCGCGCGTGGTGGTGGTGCCGGAGAGTGCCACCATCATGTTCACCGGCGGGTTTCCCCGCGTGGACGACGCCGACGCGCGGCGCTCGGCGCAGACAGCCATCTACCACGTGCAGCGAAACCTCGAGGACGTGCAGAGCGCGCTGCACCCGGAGCGCGTGCTGCTCTGCGATCGGGGCACGGTGGACGGTGCAGCCTACTGGCCGGGCACCCCGGACGACTTCTTCGTCGCGATGGGCACGAGCTTCGAGGCGGAGCTCGGGCGCTACGACGCAGTGGTGTTCTTCCAGAGCGCCGCGGTCGGCGGGCTCAGCATCGAGGGCGGCAACCCGGCGCGGACCGAGTCCGACGCGGAGGCCCTGGCGCTCGACAAGGAGCTCAGGGCTCTGTGGTCGAAGCACCCGCGCTTCTTCCTGGTGCCCCACCGCGCGAGCTTCTTCGAGAAGATCAGCATGGGCCTGGCGATCTTGCAGAGCATCGTGGCCACGCTGGACGCGACCCGAAGCGGGGAGTGA
- a CDS encoding universal stress protein translates to MRRILVPVDYSEPSRAVLKFASEIARHLGGELTVVHVWECMPHAPPDLTVKGKDGKLRKLADVIRENAETEMQQFLAQTELPKGLPVKSRVESGDAAKCILGDLDSGEFDLLVMGTHGRGGVKHLVLGSVAEKIVRSSKVPVITVPARG, encoded by the coding sequence GTGAGGCGCATTCTAGTCCCCGTCGACTACTCCGAGCCCAGCCGGGCCGTGCTCAAGTTCGCCTCCGAGATCGCGCGCCACCTGGGCGGCGAGCTCACGGTGGTACACGTCTGGGAGTGCATGCCCCACGCGCCGCCGGATCTCACGGTCAAGGGCAAGGACGGCAAGCTCAGGAAGCTCGCCGACGTGATCCGCGAGAACGCCGAGACCGAGATGCAGCAGTTCCTCGCCCAGACCGAGCTGCCCAAGGGCCTGCCGGTGAAGAGCCGGGTCGAGAGCGGCGACGCCGCCAAGTGCATCCTCGGGGATCTGGACTCGGGTGAGTTCGATCTGTTGGTCATGGGCACCCACGGCCGCGGGGGCGTGAAGCACCTGGTCTTGGGCAGCGTCGCCGAGAAGATCGTGCGTTCCTCCAAGGTCCCGGTGATCACCGTGCCGGCCCGAGGCTGA
- a CDS encoding GNAT family N-acetyltransferase yields the protein MTTDWKTRYADKISSPQAAVKLIHRGRRILIGSGAAEPTSLVEALVSHGDHLADNEIVHLLTLGPAPYVAPGLEHRFRHTAFFIGQNVRAAVQEGRADFMPVFLSEIPSLIRTRRVRIDVVLVQVSPPDEHGYVSLGVSVDIVRAAVDSADLVIAEVNPNMPRALGDSFVHVSRIEKLVPVDRPLYELEPEPLDDVCRAIGRHVASLIPDGATLQTGIGRIPHAVIEALRTRHDLGVHTEMLSDSIVDLVEAGVITGKKKTLLPGKIVTSFVMGSKRLYDWVHDNPAVELRPSEFTNDPFVIARHDNMIAINSALAVDLTGQVAADTLMGRFFSGIGGQVDFIRGAARSRGGKPIIALPSTAKEGKASRIQAGLEEGAGIVTSRGDVHYIATEFGVADLWGKSIRERATALTEIAHPDFRAELLNAAKARKYVFVDQTVSRARYPWEEESEVELAGKRLRVRPVRAADLETLQDMFYRLSGESTYLRFLQHKKSHPYEEMLDLVNLDYTSNMALVVCDETGPAPDILAMARYDVDPATGFADIAFVVRDEWQGKGLGTLLMRRMAEIGRERGLAGFTATVHSTNAKMLGVFHKSGLKVRTTLDSGVYSVKMRYPEPEAPEADLAPISRRRA from the coding sequence ATGACCACCGACTGGAAGACTCGCTACGCCGACAAGATCTCCTCCCCCCAGGCCGCGGTGAAGCTCATCCACCGCGGGCGGCGCATCTTGATCGGCTCCGGGGCCGCCGAGCCCACTAGCCTCGTCGAGGCGCTGGTCAGCCATGGCGATCACCTGGCGGACAACGAAATCGTCCACCTCCTGACCTTGGGCCCCGCGCCCTACGTCGCGCCGGGGCTCGAGCACCGCTTCCGCCATACCGCGTTCTTCATCGGGCAGAACGTGCGCGCGGCGGTGCAAGAAGGCCGCGCCGACTTCATGCCGGTGTTCCTGTCGGAGATCCCCAGCCTGATCCGCACGCGGCGCGTGCGCATCGACGTCGTGCTGGTGCAGGTGTCGCCGCCGGACGAGCACGGCTACGTGAGCCTCGGCGTCTCGGTGGACATCGTGCGCGCGGCGGTGGACTCGGCGGATCTGGTGATCGCCGAGGTGAACCCGAACATGCCGCGCGCGCTCGGGGACTCGTTCGTGCACGTGTCGCGCATCGAGAAGCTGGTGCCGGTGGACCGCCCGCTCTACGAGCTCGAGCCCGAGCCGCTCGACGATGTGTGCCGCGCCATCGGGCGCCACGTGGCCAGCCTGATCCCGGACGGCGCCACGCTCCAGACCGGGATCGGTCGCATCCCGCACGCGGTGATCGAGGCCCTCCGGACTCGCCACGACCTGGGCGTCCACACCGAGATGCTCTCCGACAGCATCGTGGATCTGGTCGAGGCCGGGGTGATCACCGGCAAGAAGAAGACGCTCTTGCCGGGCAAGATCGTCACTTCGTTCGTGATGGGCAGCAAGCGCCTGTACGACTGGGTGCACGACAACCCCGCGGTGGAGCTCCGCCCCAGCGAGTTCACCAACGACCCGTTCGTGATCGCGCGCCACGACAACATGATCGCCATCAACAGCGCGCTGGCCGTGGATCTGACCGGTCAGGTCGCGGCCGACACGCTGATGGGGCGCTTCTTCAGCGGCATCGGCGGGCAGGTGGACTTCATCCGCGGCGCGGCCCGGAGCCGCGGAGGCAAGCCCATCATCGCGCTGCCTTCCACTGCCAAGGAAGGCAAGGCGAGCCGGATCCAGGCGGGCCTGGAGGAGGGTGCCGGCATCGTCACCAGTCGCGGCGACGTGCACTACATCGCCACCGAGTTCGGAGTCGCCGACCTCTGGGGCAAGAGCATCCGCGAGCGCGCCACGGCGCTGACGGAGATCGCGCACCCCGACTTCCGCGCGGAGCTCTTGAACGCGGCAAAGGCCCGCAAGTACGTGTTCGTGGATCAGACGGTGTCGCGCGCTCGCTACCCCTGGGAGGAAGAGAGCGAGGTCGAGCTCGCCGGCAAGCGCCTCAGGGTCCGGCCGGTGCGCGCGGCGGATCTGGAGACGCTCCAGGACATGTTCTACCGGCTCTCCGGCGAGTCCACCTACCTGCGCTTCTTGCAGCACAAGAAGAGCCACCCTTACGAAGAGATGCTCGATCTGGTGAACCTGGACTACACCAGCAACATGGCCCTGGTGGTCTGCGACGAGACCGGGCCGGCGCCGGACATCCTGGCCATGGCGCGCTACGACGTGGATCCGGCCACCGGCTTCGCCGACATCGCCTTCGTGGTCCGGGACGAGTGGCAGGGCAAGGGTCTCGGCACGCTGCTCATGCGGCGCATGGCCGAGATCGGCCGCGAGCGCGGCCTCGCCGGCTTCACCGCCACGGTCCACTCGACCAACGCCAAGATGCTCGGCGTCTTCCACAAGAGCGGCCTGAAGGTACGCACGACCCTCGACAGCGGGGTGTACTCGGTGAAGATGCGCTACCCCGAGCCCGAGGCCCCCGAGGCCGACCTGGCGCCCATTTCCCGACGCCGAGCGTGA
- a CDS encoding universal stress protein has protein sequence MTTPKKPYLVVVGIDFAPSGNTALERAFELASAEENGEVHVIYVARGYGPLVHLDTGAEIVTATMDEASQKLKAYVEEKLAKFVEKRAAQELGTFSRAVTHIRLDAPAEEIAQLASDLEASLVVVGTHGRRGVRRLLLGSVAEGVVRLAPCAVLVVRPPEGGPVAQIEPPCPDCVRVRAETKGEDLWCPRHHEHHGRRHVYHYVGRMTGARERLPGLGGED, from the coding sequence ATGACCACGCCCAAGAAGCCCTACCTAGTCGTCGTCGGAATCGATTTCGCGCCGAGCGGAAACACCGCGCTGGAGCGCGCCTTCGAGCTGGCGAGCGCCGAGGAGAACGGCGAAGTGCACGTCATCTACGTCGCGCGCGGCTATGGGCCGCTCGTCCACCTGGACACAGGTGCGGAAATCGTGACCGCGACCATGGACGAAGCCAGCCAGAAGCTGAAGGCCTACGTCGAGGAGAAGCTCGCCAAGTTCGTCGAGAAGCGGGCCGCCCAGGAGCTCGGGACGTTCTCGCGCGCCGTCACGCACATCCGCCTCGATGCGCCGGCGGAAGAAATCGCGCAGCTGGCCTCCGACCTCGAGGCCTCCCTGGTCGTGGTCGGCACGCACGGCCGGCGCGGGGTGCGGCGGCTCCTGCTCGGCTCGGTCGCCGAAGGTGTCGTGCGTCTGGCGCCCTGCGCGGTGCTGGTCGTACGTCCGCCGGAGGGCGGGCCGGTCGCGCAGATCGAGCCGCCCTGCCCGGACTGCGTGCGCGTGCGCGCGGAGACCAAGGGCGAGGATCTGTGGTGCCCGCGTCACCACGAGCACCACGGACGGCGCCATGTGTACCACTACGTCGGGCGCATGACCGGGGCGCGCGAGCGCCTGCCAGGCCTGGGTGGGGAGGATTGA
- a CDS encoding cation-transporting P-type ATPase → MPPAQAVRPGSAATQPLRSLEAGKGEPLSVGRRAHSEQSAASAWIAEPPEEVAARLGSDLASGLSSEEARRRLARDGPNELAEKPPPSPLVLFLGQFADVTVLALIAAALVAVALGWKERESASFLHRFGDAIAIGIIVVLNALVGFAQQRKAERALRALRALGAPVAKVLRGGTVERVPAHTLVVGDVIELGEGDRVPADGRLTETSDAVVDESALTGESVPVDKLEVGLLDPTTPLAERANMVFYGTHVARGRARALVVATGMRTELGQIAELLGGVAAEDTPLQKSLHRFGTKVVIASALLGLLVFAVGAVRLEAPIGFLLLTGVSLAVAAIPEGLPAVTTIVLALGVQRMAKQNALIRRLSAVETLGSADVICTDKTGTLTQNRMVVRRAEVGRRSLEVEHSGQTTFFAELGGRRVEPDFSGADPLAELVLSCIAAPAARVAEDGSVRGDPTDAALLRIWLAHGAELAAAGRQLESLRVVPFDRERKMATVVTSSERGVVSYSHGAPEAVLGRASHVLGARGEELPIGPSEAAELSRRVEEWASLGLRVIAVARAKTGAVSLEEATRLERDALLEKIERDMVLVGLLGIADPPRPEVSLALAKARDAGVRTIMITGDHPLTGEAIARELGILNAQEGEVITGPEIDTLSAAELGERIERIRVVARATAANKLRLIEALRARGHVVAMTGDGVNDAPAIKAADIGVAMGRGGTDVTREAADMVLLDDNYATIVGAIEQGRVVYDNIKRFIVFLFSVNAGLVLAVLAAAAVGWPPILTPTQILWINLITNGLPALALGMEPVHLDPMKRAPRAKGEGLISPGELAWLLSYGVFMAVLGVATFAYFHPPVLGASGETLALARSATFTVLAIAPLFHALNARSRRDSVFTLGLFSNARLLSAFAIALGLQAVALYVPALGGVFSTTPLPPATLAAALGACALTWVVGEAEKAIRRAFRAQPQPLRPAAE, encoded by the coding sequence GTGCCGCCCGCGCAAGCGGTGCGCCCTGGCAGCGCTGCGACGCAGCCCCTGCGCTCTTTGGAGGCGGGCAAGGGGGAGCCCCTCTCGGTCGGTCGCCGTGCCCATTCGGAACAATCTGCCGCCTCGGCGTGGATCGCCGAGCCCCCGGAGGAGGTCGCCGCGCGGCTCGGCTCGGATCTCGCGTCCGGGCTCTCGAGCGAGGAAGCGCGGCGCCGCCTGGCCCGCGATGGGCCCAACGAGCTGGCGGAGAAGCCGCCGCCGTCCCCGCTCGTGCTCTTCCTCGGTCAGTTCGCCGACGTGACGGTGCTCGCGTTGATCGCGGCGGCCCTGGTCGCGGTCGCGCTCGGCTGGAAGGAGCGAGAGTCCGCGTCATTTCTGCACCGCTTCGGCGACGCGATCGCCATCGGCATCATCGTCGTGCTCAACGCGCTGGTCGGGTTCGCGCAGCAGCGCAAGGCGGAGCGGGCGCTCAGAGCGCTCCGCGCCCTCGGCGCCCCGGTGGCCAAGGTGCTGCGGGGCGGCACGGTGGAGCGGGTTCCCGCGCACACGCTGGTGGTCGGCGACGTGATCGAGCTCGGGGAGGGCGATCGCGTCCCCGCCGACGGGCGCCTGACCGAGACCAGTGACGCCGTGGTGGACGAGTCCGCGCTGACCGGCGAGTCCGTCCCGGTGGACAAGCTCGAGGTGGGGCTGCTCGACCCGACCACACCGCTGGCGGAGCGCGCGAACATGGTGTTCTACGGCACGCACGTCGCGCGCGGGCGCGCCCGGGCGCTGGTCGTCGCGACCGGAATGCGCACCGAGCTCGGGCAGATCGCCGAGCTGCTCGGGGGCGTCGCCGCGGAGGACACGCCGCTTCAGAAGAGCCTGCACCGCTTCGGCACCAAGGTCGTGATCGCCTCTGCGCTGCTCGGCTTGCTCGTGTTCGCGGTCGGTGCGGTGCGCCTGGAGGCGCCCATCGGGTTCCTCTTGCTCACCGGCGTCAGCCTGGCGGTGGCCGCGATTCCGGAGGGCCTGCCGGCCGTCACCACCATCGTGCTCGCGCTGGGCGTGCAGCGCATGGCCAAGCAGAACGCGCTCATTCGCCGGCTGTCGGCCGTCGAGACGCTGGGCTCTGCCGACGTCATCTGCACCGACAAGACCGGGACGCTCACGCAGAACCGCATGGTGGTGCGGCGCGCCGAGGTCGGGCGCCGCAGCCTGGAGGTCGAGCACTCCGGGCAGACGACGTTCTTCGCGGAGCTGGGCGGGCGCCGCGTGGAGCCCGACTTTTCGGGGGCGGATCCGCTGGCGGAGCTGGTGCTCTCGTGCATCGCGGCGCCGGCGGCCCGGGTGGCCGAGGACGGCAGCGTGCGCGGCGATCCGACCGACGCCGCCTTGCTCCGGATCTGGCTCGCTCACGGCGCTGAGCTCGCCGCCGCCGGCCGCCAGCTCGAGAGCCTGCGCGTCGTCCCCTTCGACCGCGAGCGCAAGATGGCGACCGTCGTGACCAGCAGCGAGCGCGGAGTCGTGAGCTACTCCCACGGAGCGCCCGAGGCCGTGCTGGGGCGCGCGAGCCACGTGCTGGGCGCGCGCGGCGAAGAGCTCCCAATCGGCCCGAGCGAAGCCGCGGAGCTCTCCCGCCGGGTCGAGGAGTGGGCGTCGCTCGGGCTCAGGGTCATCGCCGTGGCCCGCGCCAAGACCGGTGCCGTCTCCCTCGAGGAGGCGACGCGGCTCGAGCGCGACGCGCTGCTCGAGAAGATCGAGCGCGACATGGTGCTGGTGGGCCTGCTCGGGATCGCGGATCCGCCGCGGCCGGAGGTGTCGCTGGCGCTCGCCAAGGCCCGGGACGCCGGCGTTCGCACCATCATGATCACCGGCGACCATCCGCTGACCGGCGAGGCCATCGCGCGCGAGCTCGGGATCCTGAACGCCCAAGAAGGCGAGGTGATCACGGGCCCGGAGATCGACACGCTGAGCGCCGCAGAGCTCGGGGAGCGGATCGAGCGCATCCGGGTTGTGGCCCGCGCCACCGCGGCCAACAAGCTGCGCCTGATCGAGGCGCTGCGCGCCCGCGGGCACGTGGTGGCGATGACCGGCGACGGGGTGAACGACGCCCCGGCGATCAAGGCCGCCGACATCGGCGTGGCCATGGGGCGAGGCGGCACGGACGTCACGCGCGAGGCCGCTGACATGGTCCTCCTGGACGACAACTACGCGACCATCGTCGGCGCCATCGAGCAGGGCCGAGTCGTCTACGACAACATCAAGCGCTTCATCGTGTTCCTGTTCTCGGTGAACGCGGGGCTGGTGCTGGCGGTGCTGGCGGCGGCAGCGGTGGGGTGGCCCCCGATCCTGACCCCGACGCAGATCCTCTGGATCAACTTGATCACCAACGGCTTGCCCGCGTTGGCGCTGGGCATGGAGCCGGTGCACCTGGATCCGATGAAGCGCGCGCCGCGGGCGAAGGGCGAAGGCCTGATCTCGCCCGGGGAGCTCGCCTGGCTGCTCTCCTACGGAGTCTTCATGGCGGTGCTCGGCGTGGCCACCTTCGCGTACTTCCACCCGCCCGTGCTGGGCGCCTCCGGCGAGACGCTGGCCCTGGCGCGCAGCGCCACCTTCACGGTGCTCGCCATCGCGCCCTTGTTCCACGCGCTGAACGCGCGCTCGCGTCGCGACTCGGTGTTCACGCTCGGCCTGTTCTCCAACGCTCGCCTGCTCAGCGCGTTCGCCATCGCGCTCGGGCTGCAGGCGGTGGCGCTGTACGTGCCAGCCTTGGGCGGGGTCTTCTCGACCACGCCGCTGCCGCCCGCCACGCTCGCCGCTGCCCTCGGCGCTTGCGCGCTGACCTGGGTGGTGGGCGAGGCGGAGAAGGCGATTCGACGGGCTTTTCGTGCTCAGCCGCAACCCTTGCGTCCTGCCGCCGAGTGA
- the ccoN gene encoding cytochrome-c oxidase, cbb3-type subunit I: MTSALEKFRYDDDIVRKFTVATLIWGVVGTLAGLYVALILVMPSLSFGLPFLTFGRLRPLHTNAAIFAFAGNAVFAAVYYSSQRLLKARMWSDALSRVHFWGWQLIIVAAALTLPLGITSGKEYAELEWPIDLAIAVVWVVFAVNFFGTVAKRRERHIYVAIWFYIATIITVAVLHIFNSLAIPASATRSYSIYAGVQDAFMQWWYGHNAVAFFLTTPFLGLMYYFMPKAANRPVFSYRLSILHFWSLVFIYIWAGPHHLHYTALPEWASTLGMIFSVMLWMPSWGGMINGLMTLRGAWNKVAEEPVLKFFVVGITFYGMSTFEGPMLSIKSVNALSHYTDWTIAHVHSGALGWNGMMTFGMAYWLAPRLFQTELWSKKLANLHFWLGTLGILLYIVPIYAAGVTQGLMWRAFDETGRLAYPDFVETVMRLIPMYWVRVAGGTLFVVGATLCLVNVLMTWKARPAKYEEPEHEAPALGEFKEPEGKPAAQGLLSYLVRADFHRAWERKALKFSILTGLAVIVASLFEMIPTFLIRSNVPTIASVTPYTPLELAGRDVYLAEGCYNCHSQMVRPIRAETERYGEYSKPGEFVYDHPFQWGSRRIGPDLHRVGGKYPHLWHVRHMEDPRSTTPQSIMPPYPWLLKDDTDFAGIQARVDVMAMLGVPYGDSVNKAEAQAREQAKQIAGEIQTQGGPAGLEGKKIVALTAYLQRLGTDIKKQPAGGDAQKQAQLGEGSAR; encoded by the coding sequence ATGACCTCTGCCCTCGAGAAGTTCCGGTACGACGACGACATCGTCCGCAAGTTCACCGTCGCCACCTTGATCTGGGGCGTCGTCGGGACCCTGGCGGGTCTCTACGTCGCGCTGATCCTGGTGATGCCGAGCCTGAGCTTCGGCCTGCCGTTCCTCACCTTCGGCCGCCTCCGGCCGCTGCACACGAACGCCGCCATCTTCGCCTTCGCGGGCAACGCGGTGTTCGCGGCGGTCTACTACTCGTCGCAGCGCCTGCTCAAGGCGCGCATGTGGAGCGACGCGCTGTCGCGGGTCCACTTCTGGGGCTGGCAGCTGATCATCGTGGCGGCGGCGCTCACGCTGCCGCTCGGCATCACCTCCGGCAAGGAGTACGCCGAGCTCGAGTGGCCCATCGATCTGGCCATCGCGGTGGTCTGGGTGGTCTTCGCCGTGAACTTCTTCGGCACCGTGGCCAAGCGCCGCGAGCGCCACATCTACGTCGCCATCTGGTTCTACATCGCGACCATCATCACGGTCGCGGTCCTGCACATCTTCAACAGCCTGGCCATCCCCGCCTCGGCGACCCGCAGCTACTCGATCTACGCCGGCGTGCAGGACGCATTCATGCAGTGGTGGTACGGCCACAACGCGGTCGCGTTCTTCCTGACCACGCCGTTCTTGGGCCTGATGTACTACTTCATGCCGAAGGCGGCGAACCGGCCGGTGTTCTCCTACCGGCTGTCGATCCTGCACTTCTGGTCGTTGGTCTTCATCTACATCTGGGCGGGCCCGCACCACCTGCACTACACCGCGCTGCCGGAGTGGGCCTCCACCCTGGGGATGATCTTCTCGGTCATGCTCTGGATGCCGTCCTGGGGCGGCATGATCAACGGGCTCATGACCCTGCGCGGCGCCTGGAACAAGGTCGCCGAGGAGCCGGTGCTCAAGTTCTTCGTGGTGGGTATCACCTTCTACGGCATGAGCACCTTCGAGGGGCCGATGCTCAGCATCAAGAGCGTCAACGCCCTCTCGCACTACACCGACTGGACCATCGCCCACGTGCACTCCGGCGCGCTGGGCTGGAACGGCATGATGACCTTCGGCATGGCCTACTGGCTGGCGCCGAGGCTCTTCCAGACCGAGCTCTGGAGCAAGAAGCTGGCGAACCTGCACTTCTGGCTCGGGACGCTGGGCATCCTGCTCTACATCGTGCCCATCTACGCTGCGGGCGTGACGCAGGGCCTGATGTGGCGGGCCTTCGACGAGACCGGGCGCCTGGCCTACCCGGACTTCGTCGAGACCGTGATGCGGCTCATCCCGATGTACTGGGTGCGCGTCGCCGGCGGCACGCTGTTCGTGGTGGGCGCCACCCTCTGCCTGGTCAACGTGCTGATGACCTGGAAGGCACGCCCGGCAAAATACGAGGAGCCCGAGCACGAGGCGCCGGCCCTCGGCGAATTCAAGGAGCCCGAAGGCAAACCGGCGGCGCAGGGCCTCTTGAGCTACCTGGTGCGCGCGGATTTCCACCGCGCCTGGGAGCGCAAGGCGCTCAAGTTCTCCATCCTGACCGGGCTCGCGGTGATCGTCGCCTCGCTGTTCGAGATGATCCCGACCTTCCTGATCCGCTCGAACGTGCCGACCATCGCCAGCGTCACGCCCTACACGCCCCTCGAGCTCGCCGGCCGCGACGTCTACCTGGCCGAGGGCTGCTACAACTGCCACTCGCAGATGGTGCGGCCGATCCGCGCCGAGACGGAGCGCTACGGCGAGTACAGCAAGCCGGGCGAGTTCGTCTACGACCACCCGTTCCAGTGGGGCTCGCGGCGCATCGGGCCCGATCTGCACCGCGTCGGCGGCAAGTACCCGCACCTCTGGCACGTCCGCCACATGGAAGACCCGCGCTCGACCACGCCGCAGTCGATCATGCCGCCCTACCCGTGGCTCTTGAAGGACGACACGGACTTCGCGGGCATCCAGGCGCGCGTGGACGTGATGGCCATGCTCGGCGTGCCCTACGGCGACTCCGTGAACAAGGCCGAGGCCCAGGCGCGGGAGCAGGCCAAGCAGATCGCAGGCGAGATCCAGACGCAAGGCGGGCCGGCCGGGCTCGAGGGCAAGAAGATCGTGGCCCTCACCGCCTACCTCCAGCGCCTGGGCACCGACATCAAGAAGCAGCCCGCGGGCGGCGACGCCCAGAAGCAGGCCCAGCTCGGCGAAGGGAGCGCGCGATGA
- a CDS encoding CcoQ/FixQ family Cbb3-type cytochrome c oxidase assembly chaperone: MKLSDVMSSMGLAAYAEISLVIFFAVFVAVVFHVYRRDLGAHWERAGRMPLDDENPQEPRDLKENG, from the coding sequence ATGAAGCTGTCCGACGTGATGAGCTCGATGGGCCTGGCGGCGTACGCCGAGATCTCGCTGGTGATCTTCTTCGCCGTGTTCGTGGCCGTGGTCTTCCACGTCTACCGGCGCGACCTGGGCGCTCACTGGGAGCGGGCCGGCCGGATGCCCCTGGACGATGAAAACCCGCAAGAGCCGCGGGACCTGAAGGAGAACGGCTGA
- a CDS encoding c-type cytochrome — protein sequence MSEASEKPSPAAPKSDEEMLMDHEYDGIQEYDNPLPRWWVWIFWGSTVWAAVYYVVYHVTGSVPGVIASYDAEVKAAGASAPKAVTQTEDSLGKAMNDATTVAAGKAVYALRCAACHADKGQGLVGPNLTDKHWVHGEGKLLDIHKVVSEGVAAKGMPAWEKQLTPAELTQVVAYVGTLRGKMETGKAPEGKEVTGN from the coding sequence ATGTCCGAAGCTAGCGAGAAGCCGAGCCCCGCCGCTCCGAAGAGCGACGAAGAGATGCTCATGGATCACGAGTACGACGGGATCCAGGAGTACGACAACCCGCTGCCACGCTGGTGGGTTTGGATCTTCTGGGGCAGCACCGTCTGGGCCGCGGTCTACTACGTGGTCTACCACGTGACCGGCAGCGTCCCGGGCGTCATCGCCAGCTATGACGCCGAGGTGAAGGCGGCGGGCGCGAGCGCGCCCAAGGCCGTGACCCAGACGGAGGACTCGCTGGGGAAGGCCATGAACGACGCGACCACGGTCGCGGCGGGCAAGGCCGTGTACGCGCTGCGCTGCGCGGCCTGTCACGCGGACAAGGGCCAGGGCCTGGTCGGCCCGAACCTCACCGACAAACACTGGGTCCACGGCGAGGGCAAGCTGCTGGACATCCACAAGGTCGTCTCCGAGGGCGTCGCCGCCAAGGGCATGCCGGCCTGGGAGAAGCAGCTCACCCCCGCCGAGCTGACCCAGGTCGTCGCCTACGTCGGCACGCTGCGCGGGAAGATGGAGACCGGCAAGGCACCCGAGGGGAAGGAAGTGACGGGCAACTGA